A window of Vigna unguiculata cultivar IT97K-499-35 chromosome 4, ASM411807v1, whole genome shotgun sequence contains these coding sequences:
- the LOC114180842 gene encoding receptor-like protein EIX2, translating into MRNPVVHGEEQVRCLPKEREALLQFKAAIVDDYGMLSSWTTPHCCQWKGIRCSNLTAHILSLDLHGEFVGLHYLSGEIHKSLMELRQLQYLNLSYNSFKDSHIPEFIGSFKNLKYLDLFSCRFSGKIPSQFGSLSHLKYLNLAGNSLEGSIPRQLGNLSQLQELYLGDNPFEGNVPSQLGNLFQLQVLSLGDSSFEGNVPSQLGNLSHLQELYIIGCHALKLDDGGQWLSNLISLTHLYLDSVSNLNRSHTWPHVIGKLPKLRELGLIDCSLSDYFILSSRPFKFNSSTSLSVLDLSFNTFTSPMIFEWISNTTSSLVELHLISSLQEGSTSGHFGMAMNSLRYLDLRSNTLKGRDLKSFTNICTLYSLNLYKNNLTEDLPFILDHLSSGCVRHSLRELDLSNNHITGNLPELSVFSSLKALFLDQNHLSGEIPQDIILPPNLESLSIQWNSIEGRIPKSFGNACALCLLDMSSNSLSEEFSVIIHHLSGCARNSLQELSLQGNKINGTFPDLSIFLALKKLDLTENQLSGKIYEGSKLPPSLEYLSIQLNKFEGGIPKSFGNACALRSLDMSQNSFSEEFPRIIHHLSGCARYSLEELYINNNQINGTLPDFSIFTSLKRLYLYANKLNGEIPKNIQFPPQLEKLYMDSNYLKGVLTDYNFVNVSRLQELCLSDNSLALEFTQNWVPPFQLFFIELRSCKLGPTFPKWLETQNKFHSIDISNASISDVVPEWFWGKLSLQEGMTIDISYNKLRGIIPNIPQKFLIDEMSLRSNQFEGPIPLFLRNSGILDLSKNEFSDSTLFLCLNGTIETLYQLDISNNQLSGQIPDCSLQENFYFAREISEGKYL; encoded by the exons ATGAGGAATCCG GTTGTTCATGGTGAAGAGCAAGTGAGATGTCTTCCAAAGGAGAGGGAAGCACTGCTCCAATTCAAGGCTGCCATTGTGGATGACTACGGCATGCTCTCATCGTGGACTACTCCTCACTGCTGCCAATGGAAGGGGATTCGTTGCAGTAACCTCACCGCTCATATTCTGAGTCTCGACCTTCATGGAGAGTTTGTCGGCCTTCACTATCTAAGTGGAGAGATTCACAAGTCGTTGATGGAGTTGCGACAATTACAGTATTTAAACCTCAGTTATAATTCCTTTAAAGACAGTCACATCCCAGAGTTTATTGGTTCCTTCAAAAACTTGAAATACCTTGATCTCTTTTCTTGTCGTTTTAGCGGAAAAATTCCAAGTCAGTTTGGCTCTCTTTCTCATTTGAAATACTTAAATCTAGCTGGGAATTCTCTGGAGGGTTCTATCCCTCGTCAGCTTGGAAATCTCTCCCAGTTGCAGGAGCTCTATCTTGGAGACAATCCTTTTGAAGGAAATGTGCCATCTCAACTTGGTAATCTCTTCCAGTTGCAGGTGCTTTCTCTTGGAGACAGTTCTTTTGAAGGGAATGTACCATCTCAGCTTGGAAATCTCTCACATTTGCAGGAGCTGTATATTATAGGGTGTCATGCTCTAAAACTTGATGATGGAGGTCAGTGGCTCTCAAATCTCATATCTCTAACCCATCTTTACTTGGATTCAGTATCAAATCTTAATCGTTCTCATACTTGGCCGCATGTGATTGGAAAGCTACCTAAACTAAGAGAACTCGGTTTAATTGATTGTAGCCTTTCCGATTATTTCATTTTGTCATCTAGGCCTTTTAAGTTCAACTCTTCTACTTCCCTCTCGGTGCTTGATCTTTCATTCAACACCTTCACGTCACCGATGATATTTGAGTGGATCTCAAATACCACTTCCAGTCTTGTTGAGCTTCACCTTATTTCTAGCCTCCAGGAGGGTTCCACATCAGGTCATTTTGGTATGGCCATGAATTCGCTTAGGTATCTTGACCTCCGCTCTAATACATTAAAGGGCAGAGATTTGAAATCTTTCACGAATATATGCACCTTGTATTCTTTAAACTTGTATAAGAACAATTTGACAGAAGACCTCCCATTCATTCTTGATCATTTGTCTAGTGGTTGTGTTAGACACTCATTGCGAGAATTGGATTTGTCAAATAATCACATCACGGGAAATTTGCCCGAGCTTTCAGTATTTTCATCTCTAAAAGCATTGTTCCTCGATCAAAATCATTTAAGTGGAGAGATACCTCAAGACATCATATTACCGCCAAATTTGGAGTCTCTCTCAATTCAATGGAACTCTATTGAAGGTCGAATCCCAAAATCATTTGGAAATGCATGTGCTTTGTGTTTATTGGATATGTCTTCTAATAGTTTGAGTGAAGAGTTTTCGGTGATAATTCATCACTTATCTGGATGTGCAAGAAACTCATTACAAGAATTGAGCTTACAAGGAAATAAGATTAATGGTACATTTCCTgatctttcaatatttttagcTCTGAAAAAATTAGATCTTACTGAAAATCAATTAAGTGGAAAGATATATGAAGGTAGCAAATTGCCACCTTCATTGGAGTATTTGTCTATCCAATTAAACAAGTTTGAAGGTGGAATTCCAAAATCATTTGGAAATGCATGTGCTTTACGTTCACTAGATATGTCACAAAATAGCTTCAGTGAAGAGTTTCCAAGGATAATCCATCATTTGTCTGGATGTGCTAGATATTCATTAGaagaattatatataaacaataatcaaattaatgGAACACTGCCTGACTTCTCCATATTCACAtctttaaaaagattatatctTTATGCAAATAAGCTAAATGGAGAGATTCCTAAGAATATTCAATTTCCACCCCAATTAGAGAAACTCTACATggattcaaattatttaaaaggtgTGCTCACTGATTACAATTTTGTTAATGTGTCTAGGTTACAAGAATTATGTTTATCTGACAACTCATTAGCCTTGGAATTTACCCAAAATTGGGTTCCACCTTTTCAGTTATTCTTTATAGAATTGAGATCTTGCAAGCTAGGTCCAACATTTCCCAAATGGCTCGAgacacaaaataaatttcattctattgacatttcaaatgctTCAATATCAGATGTTGTTCCAGAATGGTTTTGGGGTAAATTATCACTACAAGAAGGGATGACCATAGATATTTCATACAACAAATTACGGGGTATAATTCCAAATATTCCACAGAAGTTTCTTATTGATGAGATGTCACTCAGATCAAATCAATTTGAAGGTCCTATTCCTCTATTTCTACGAAATTCTGGAATCCTTGATTTGTCTAAAAATGAATTCTCAGATTCtactttgtttttatgtttgaaTGGTACAATTGAGACTTTATACCAATTAGACATatcaaataatcaattatctggACAAATTCCAGATtgttcactacaagaaaatttctATTTTGCTAGAGAAATTAGCGAGGGAAAATATTTGTAG